One genomic window of Canis lupus baileyi chromosome 24, mCanLup2.hap1, whole genome shotgun sequence includes the following:
- the MTERF4 gene encoding transcription termination factor 4, mitochondrial isoform X2: MAALGGQVLGGARTWARTWPRTWARTWAGLAAQPRGGQRRTAASRGGGRGARGPGARGEVAGALLAMGFSDAHVRGLLSVWRGARPRRVLDVVSELILLGVSPEHVCLALRSSPRLLDLPAAHAQRRSGYLRRLGLGEGKLKTLLLCCPEVFTMHQRDIENIVGVLKDKCLFTGQQVTRILHRCPYVLREDPGDLEYKFQVFPGARRQRGEERPFLASMSVWPCHPVKRDRCPSRAREGKAPGLRSRGAGAPTTYSASHRVTWREWVQAPRDPDP, encoded by the exons ATGGCGGCGCTCGGCGGGCAG GTCCTCGGCGGGGCCCGCACCTGGGCCCGCACCTGGCCCCGCACCTGGGCCCGCACCTGGGCCGGCCTGGCCGCGCAGCCCCGCGGAGGGCAGAGAAGGACCGCAGCGTCCCGCGGAGGGGGCCGCGGGGCTCGGGGCCCGGGCGCGCGGGGGGAGGTCGCGGGCGCCCTCCTGGCCATGGGCTTCAGCGACGCGCACGTCCGGGGGCTGCTCAGCGTGTGGCGGGGCGCGCGGCCTCGGCGGGTGCTGGACGTCGTTTCGGAGCTGATCCTCCTGGGCGTGAGCCCCGAGCACGTGTGCCTGGCGCTGAGGAGCAGCCCGCGCCTGCTGGACCTGCCCGCGGCGCACGCGCAGAGGCGCTCCGGCTACCTGCGGAGGCTCGGCCTCGGAGAAG GGAAACTGAAGACGCTGCTTCTCTGTTGCCCTGAAGTCTTCACCATGCACCAGAGGGACATTGAGAACATCGTGGGGGTTCTCAAGGACAAATGCCTTTTCACGGGACAACAGGTGACCAGGATTTTGCACAGATGCCCCTATGTTCTTCGGGAGGACCCTGGTGACCTCGAATACAAATTCCAG GTCTTCCCAGGGGCtcggaggcagagaggagaggaacGTCCTTTCCTGGCATCGATGTCCGTGTGGCCCTGCCATCCAGTGAAGAGGGACCGATGCCCCTCGAGGGCACGGGAAGGGAAGGCACCGGGGCTCAGGAGCCGGGGGGCTGGCGCTCCAACAACTTATTCAGCTTCCCACCGTGTCACTTGGAGGGAATGGGTGCAAGCCCCGCGTGACCCTGACCCCTAG
- the LOC140616347 gene encoding small ribosomal subunit protein uS11-like, whose protein sequence is MAPRKGKEKKEEQVVSLGPQVAEGENVFGVCHTFASFNDTFVHVTDLSGKETICRVTGGMKVKADRGESSPYAAMSAAQDVAQRCKELGITALHIKLQATGGNRTKTPGPGAQSALRALARSGMKIGQIEDGTPIPSNSTRRKGGRRGHRL, encoded by the coding sequence ATGGCACCTCgtaaggggaaggaaaagaaggaagaacaggTCGTCAGCCTTGGACCTCAAGTTGCTGAAGGAGAAAATGTGTTTGGTGTCTGCCACACATTTGCATCCTTCAATGACACTTTTGTCCATGTCACTGATCTTTCTGGCAAGGAAACCATCTGTCGCGTAACTGGTGGGATGAAGGTGAAGGCTGACCGAGGTGAGTCCTCTCCCTACGCTGCCATGTCGGCTGCCCAGGATGTAGCCCAGAGGTGCAAGGAGCTGGGCATCACTGCTCTCCACATCAAACTCCAAGCCACAGGAGGAAATAGAACCAAGACCCCTGGACCTGGGGCCCAGTCAGCCCTCAGAGCCCTTGCCCGCTCAGGAATGAAGATCGGGCAGATTGAGGATGGCACCCCCATCCCCTCCAATAGCACCCGCAGGAAGGGGGGTCGCCGTGGTCACCGTCTGTGA
- the MTERF4 gene encoding transcription termination factor 4, mitochondrial isoform X3, with amino-acid sequence MAALGGQVLGGARTWARTWPRTWARTWAGLAAQPRGGQRRTAASRGGGRGARGPGARGEVAGALLAMGFSDAHVRGLLSVWRGARPRRVLDVVSELILLGVSPEHVCLALRSSPRLLDLPAAHAQRRSGYLRRLGLGEGKLKTLLLCCPEVFTMHQRDIENIVGVLKDKCLFTGQQVTRILHRCPYVLREDPGDLEYKFQSGLCDGAPACSVSAQRLCRRSRAGRPELSFPCRLASPPALAGTAGWAVEARQQVVLSLIVRSPGGEWPSDFGI; translated from the exons ATGGCGGCGCTCGGCGGGCAG GTCCTCGGCGGGGCCCGCACCTGGGCCCGCACCTGGCCCCGCACCTGGGCCCGCACCTGGGCCGGCCTGGCCGCGCAGCCCCGCGGAGGGCAGAGAAGGACCGCAGCGTCCCGCGGAGGGGGCCGCGGGGCTCGGGGCCCGGGCGCGCGGGGGGAGGTCGCGGGCGCCCTCCTGGCCATGGGCTTCAGCGACGCGCACGTCCGGGGGCTGCTCAGCGTGTGGCGGGGCGCGCGGCCTCGGCGGGTGCTGGACGTCGTTTCGGAGCTGATCCTCCTGGGCGTGAGCCCCGAGCACGTGTGCCTGGCGCTGAGGAGCAGCCCGCGCCTGCTGGACCTGCCCGCGGCGCACGCGCAGAGGCGCTCCGGCTACCTGCGGAGGCTCGGCCTCGGAGAAG GGAAACTGAAGACGCTGCTTCTCTGTTGCCCTGAAGTCTTCACCATGCACCAGAGGGACATTGAGAACATCGTGGGGGTTCTCAAGGACAAATGCCTTTTCACGGGACAACAGGTGACCAGGATTTTGCACAGATGCCCCTATGTTCTTCGGGAGGACCCTGGTGACCTCGAATACAAATTCCAG TCTGGCCTGTGTGATGGGGCGCCAGCCTGCAGCGTATCAGCGCAAAGACTTTGCAGGAGGAGCCGGGCGGGGCGCCCAGAACTCAGCTTTCCCTGCCGTCTGGCCTCGCCGCCCGCCCTCGCTGGCACCGCTGGCTGGGCCGTGGAAGCCAGACAGCAGGTCGTCCTCAGTTTGATTGTTAGGTCTCCGGGGGGCGAATGGCCCTCCGACTTTGGGATCTGA
- the MTERF4 gene encoding transcription termination factor 4, mitochondrial isoform X1 produces MAALGGQVLGGARTWARTWPRTWARTWAGLAAQPRGGQRRTAASRGGGRGARGPGARGEVAGALLAMGFSDAHVRGLLSVWRGARPRRVLDVVSELILLGVSPEHVCLALRSSPRLLDLPAAHAQRRSGYLRRLGLGEGKLKTLLLCCPEVFTMHQRDIENIVGVLKDKCLFTGQQVTRILHRCPYVLREDPGDLEYKFQYAYFRMGVKHADVVRTNFLQHSITKIKQRHVFLERLGRYQTPDKKGQTQIPNPLLKDILRVSEAEFLARTAHSSAEEFEVFKKLFAREEEEESERQMPDMQSLSLDEEDEEEEEEEDEDEEEWQ; encoded by the exons ATGGCGGCGCTCGGCGGGCAG GTCCTCGGCGGGGCCCGCACCTGGGCCCGCACCTGGCCCCGCACCTGGGCCCGCACCTGGGCCGGCCTGGCCGCGCAGCCCCGCGGAGGGCAGAGAAGGACCGCAGCGTCCCGCGGAGGGGGCCGCGGGGCTCGGGGCCCGGGCGCGCGGGGGGAGGTCGCGGGCGCCCTCCTGGCCATGGGCTTCAGCGACGCGCACGTCCGGGGGCTGCTCAGCGTGTGGCGGGGCGCGCGGCCTCGGCGGGTGCTGGACGTCGTTTCGGAGCTGATCCTCCTGGGCGTGAGCCCCGAGCACGTGTGCCTGGCGCTGAGGAGCAGCCCGCGCCTGCTGGACCTGCCCGCGGCGCACGCGCAGAGGCGCTCCGGCTACCTGCGGAGGCTCGGCCTCGGAGAAG GGAAACTGAAGACGCTGCTTCTCTGTTGCCCTGAAGTCTTCACCATGCACCAGAGGGACATTGAGAACATCGTGGGGGTTCTCAAGGACAAATGCCTTTTCACGGGACAACAGGTGACCAGGATTTTGCACAGATGCCCCTATGTTCTTCGGGAGGACCCTGGTGACCTCGAATACAAATTCCAG TATGCCTACTTTAGGATGGGGGTTAAACATGCGGACGTGGTGCGGACCAACTTCCTGCAGCACTCCATAACCAAGATCAAGCAGAGACATGTGTTCCTCGAGCGCCTAGGGCGGTACCAGACCCCTGATAAGAAGGGCCAGACACAGATCCCCAATCCTTTACTCAAGGACATTCTGAGAGTCTCAGAAGCTGAGTTTCTGGCCAGGACGGCCCATTCTTCTGCTGAGGAGTTTGAAGTTTTTAAGAAGCTCTTTGCtcgggaggaggaagaggagtctGAGAGGCAGATGCCTGACATGCAGAGCTTAAGTCTAGacgaggaggatgaggaggaggaagaagaggaggatgaggaCGAGGAGGAGTGGCAGTAG